CATCACCGCAGAGAACCCACGCCCCCATCGCACCCCGGTCTGGAAGCCCCGCCGGCGCCGTCTACGCCGACCGGGGCAGCTCGCACTTCGACATCCTCCTGGCCGCCATGGTCACCGTCGTCATCCTCTCCGGCATCGGCGCCGCGAAGGGGGTCAGCTTCGGCACCGTCCCCGGGACGGGCTTCGAGATCATCACCGACGGCGGCTTCTTCCTCTTCCCCCTCGCCTACGTGCTCGGCGACATCATCACCGAGCTGTACGGCCCCCGCACCGCGCGTCGCGCGATCCTCACCTCCTTCGCCGTCAGCATCCTCGCCTCGATCTCCTACCAGGTGATCATCGCCCTGCCGCCGTTCCCCGACGACTATGGGATGGCGAAGCAGGAGGCCCTCGAGCTCGCGCTCGGGCCGGTCTGGATCGTGGTCCTCGCAGGCCTCGTCGGCTTCCTCGCCGGCCAGAGCCTGAACTCCGCCGTCGTCTCCCGCATGAAGCGGCGCACGGGGGAGCGGGGCCTCATCGGCCGCCTGTTCACCTCCAGCGGCCTCGGCGAGCTGGTGGACACCATCCTGTTCTGCACGATCGCGTCGGCCGCGATCGGCATCACCACCGTCGAGCAGTGGGCCGAGTACACGATCCTCGGCGTGCTCTACAAGGTGCTCGTCCAGTACGCGATGATCCCCGTGACCTCGGCCGTGATCCGCTGGCTGAAGCGCACCGACCCCACCTACCAGGCGCGACTGGCCGACGCCGCCGCCTGACCCGTCCAGGACTCGGGCACGCGCTTCCCGTGGCGACCGGCCACCCCCTACGATGAATCGTTCGAGCCGGGCGAGATCCCTGTGATCCGCCCGGCTCGACGTCTGCTCTCCTGAAAGGACTCCCGTGGCCGCCGCCGCCGACGACACCCCCCGAGACCACCTCACCGGCGGCGCCCCCGCCGAGCCCTCCCGCACCACCGGCGAGCATCTCCCGGTGCCCACCGCGACCGGCGGCATCCCCACCATCACCGGCGCGATCCCGGTGCTCGAGGACCCGGCCGACCAGGCGCGCGCGCACCTGCCCACCGAGGAGCAGCTGGCCGGCACGCGCGGCAAGGTGACCGCGATGGTGATCGTCGTGCTCACCACGCTCAGCGCCATCGGCCCTCTCGCCACCGACATGTACATCCCGGCGTTCCCGCAGGTCGCCTCCGAGCTCGGCACCACCGCCTCGATGATGCAGCTGACGCTGACGGCCTTCTTCATGGGCACCGCGGGCGGGCAGATCGTCGCCGGGCCCCTGTCCGATCGTCTCGGCCGACGGGGGCCGCTGCTCATCGGCATCACGCTCTGCCTGCTCGCCTCGATCGGGTGCATGCTCGCGCCGAGCGCCGAGCTGCTCATGATCATGCGCGTGCTCCAGGGCATCGGCGGCGGCTTCGGCATGGTGCTGGGCCGCGCGGTGCTCATCGACATGACCGACGGCCCCGAGCTGTTCCGCATCATGAACGTCATGCAGGGCGTGGGCGGCGTCGCCCCGATCGTCGCGCCGCTCCTGGGCGGGCTGATCCTGCTGGTGGGGCAGTGGCGCGAGATCTTCGCGGTGATCGCGGTGATGTCGCTGCTGTCCCTGATCGGCGTGCTCTTCCTGATCCCGGAGTCCCTGCCGGTGGAGCGACGGCACTCCGGCGGGTTCCGGACCTTCCTCAGCAACTGCCGCACGCTGCTGGGCCGGCGCATCTTCGTCGCCTACCTGCTGGTGAACGCGTTCTCCGCCTTCGCGCTCATGGCGTACGTGTCCGCGAGCTCCTTCGTGGTCCAGGAGATGCTCGGCTACTCGTCCACGACGTACTCGATCAGCTTCGCGATCAACTCGATGGGCATGATGGCGCTGTCGCTGCTGTCCGCCTACCTGACCCGCACCATCCATCCGCGCCGCCTGATCCGGGTGGGCCTGATCGTGGTGTCGCTGGCGAGCTTCGCGCTGCTGATCGGCAGCCTGTTCCTGGACACCCCGGCGTGGATCGTGTTCCCGGCGTTCTTCCTCACCGTCGCGCCGCAGGGCATGATCTTCGGCAACGGCGGCGCGCTCGCCTCGGACCAGGCGCGCGAGTTCGCCGGCACCGGCTCGGCGATGCTGGGCCTCGGCTTCTCCTTCGCCGCCTCGATCGCGGCGCCGCTCGTGGGCCTCGCGGGCACGCACTCCTCGCTGCCGATGGCGATCGCGATGGTCGCCGGCTCCCTGATCTCGGTGTTCTTCTTCGTGCTGGCCGGGCGGGGGAGCGGCGCCGACGACGGGCGCCTGCCCGGGCAGGCCTGACGGACGGGACCCGACGTGGAGCGGGCCCGCCCCGCACGCCCGGAGGCGGCGGAGCGGGCCCGAGGGAGCGCGGGGCTCAGCTGAGCTTCGGCTCGATCTGCGAGGTGTAGATCCCCTCGAGGGTGCTCTCCAGCGCGGTCAGCGCCTCCTCGACATCGCCCTGCTCGGTGAGGATGGTGCCCACGGCGTTGGCGATCTCCTGATCCGCACCGGGAAGGAACACGCGCGCGTAGTCCTGGGTGCGGGTGACCTCGAGCTGATCGATGGCCGTCTGGATCTGCGGGGTGGTCTCCAGCAGCTCGGTGATGTCCGCGCTCTTGCGCACCGGCATGTAGCCGGTCGCGCCCGAGAAGGCGACGGTGGACTCGGGGCGGCCCATGAACTCGATGAGCATCGCGCCCGCGAGCTGCTCCTCCGGGGTGATCGAGGCGGGGACTCCGAGGCCGGCACC
This genomic interval from Brachybacterium aquaticum contains the following:
- a CDS encoding queuosine precursor transporter, with protein sequence MTSPQRTHAPIAPRSGSPAGAVYADRGSSHFDILLAAMVTVVILSGIGAAKGVSFGTVPGTGFEIITDGGFFLFPLAYVLGDIITELYGPRTARRAILTSFAVSILASISYQVIIALPPFPDDYGMAKQEALELALGPVWIVVLAGLVGFLAGQSLNSAVVSRMKRRTGERGLIGRLFTSSGLGELVDTILFCTIASAAIGITTVEQWAEYTILGVLYKVLVQYAMIPVTSAVIRWLKRTDPTYQARLADAAA
- a CDS encoding multidrug effflux MFS transporter, which produces MAAAADDTPRDHLTGGAPAEPSRTTGEHLPVPTATGGIPTITGAIPVLEDPADQARAHLPTEEQLAGTRGKVTAMVIVVLTTLSAIGPLATDMYIPAFPQVASELGTTASMMQLTLTAFFMGTAGGQIVAGPLSDRLGRRGPLLIGITLCLLASIGCMLAPSAELLMIMRVLQGIGGGFGMVLGRAVLIDMTDGPELFRIMNVMQGVGGVAPIVAPLLGGLILLVGQWREIFAVIAVMSLLSLIGVLFLIPESLPVERRHSGGFRTFLSNCRTLLGRRIFVAYLLVNAFSAFALMAYVSASSFVVQEMLGYSSTTYSISFAINSMGMMALSLLSAYLTRTIHPRRLIRVGLIVVSLASFALLIGSLFLDTPAWIVFPAFFLTVAPQGMIFGNGGALASDQAREFAGTGSAMLGLGFSFAASIAAPLVGLAGTHSSLPMAIAMVAGSLISVFFFVLAGRGSGADDGRLPGQA